AGGTGAGACCAGATCTCCTCTCTAAGGCTTGCTTCAAAAGCCTCCCCAGCATTATTTAAAAACAGCCTTCTGTAGCATCTTTTGTCAGGCTCAAAATGCTTTACCGAATTACTAGCTACAAACACACATCACTTGCCTCTGAAATGCAGGTATTTCCAGGTGCAGCGTGGCAACTGACTGACAAGACACAGCAACAATGCATGAAATTTAGTAAAGAGCGGTTCCTCCGTCTGAGCATTCCGTGTAGTATGTACATTTGTTGTACCACGTTCTGCCTCTGTGCAAccctaatgaagtcagtggggttggatggggtgtaaGTCACCCCAGAATACTGCCCTATGCACACGGGCCTTGAAGcaggaattactgagtgaaattctatggcctgtgttatgcaggtcacaCCAGATGGTCATAACAGCCCTTTCTGGACTTAGTTCTATTAATATACATGCATGAATGTAAATTCATGAACAGAGTAGATCTATAGGATTTCTCTCGCACAACTCCTTTGTCTGCTGCAATTTACCAAAACGGAGTTTTTAACTAGCCAATGTGACACCATTTGGAGATAGTGTATGTTTTAATGCGGCGTTTTGCATACAGCCTGTTCTCCACAAGGTCGTCGCCTACCTTTTGGTTCAGGAGGCGGCATTAGGCCCAGCCTGACTTTCTCCTGCAGTTCCTTCTGTGCTTCTCTCCGCGTCTGACGTCGTAACTTCTTCTGCTCTTTTTTAGTTAGATAAACGCCCAGAGTCACTGGTGTGTCACTGTCCACTAGGAAGGCAAACCAATGAACAGTCACTTTACATTTCCCAGTTCCACAagggcaggaccaaatactgtttacaATCATTActggggaaagaaaagggaaatagCTGCAGTCTAAGAGTTATAACCAATTCCTCATGCTTAAGGCTAAGGCAGCCCAACACCACCATTTTTGTCCTCCAGTCTGCTTGTAACCTACAAACCCCCTCTTTCTGAGCATGTATGTATGCGCCTCTGCTATCCCATATTAGATCATAGTTTCTCTCTGCTACAATCTGTGATCCTTGAGTTACTCCAGATTGTTTATATCAATGCTGAACCAGAAAACAGAGGTTACAATATAGTTTATGTTAAACAGATTAACCACTAATCATCTAAACCTTTCTTTACTATCCTATGTCCCTTGTCTGGGTCTGTGTTACCATGTGGATCACAGAAGGAAtttgaggtatgtctacactgcacctaaacacctgtggctggcctgcatCAGCTGAgtcaggctcacggggctcaggGTGTTTAATTGTGGCATAGACGTTTAGGCTTGGGCCCGGGCTCCACCCCAAACCCAAACGTCTATACAGCAATTagacagccctgcagcccgagcccgacTCAGCTGACACAGGTgtttagttgctgtgtagacacccATAATGTCCAAGTAGCAGTAGCCATCCCCTCTATCACATGGGAGTCTACCAGTTTCCAATATCCAGTTGGTCACTATGCTTTTAAATGTGATCGCCTCCAGTCTTTTTGCAGACTCGCCTTCCTAGTCTTAGCTGTCTCACCACCCTAGCAGAGCTCTACTTTCTATCTTAGCATGATTTCTTTCATGGTGAGAAATGAAGTCATTGGAATTACAAATGGGGACGGTCTTAGCCTGGTtcaggtctcatgctgccagtgaTTTGGAGCACTTGAAGGGTCTTGCTACAAAACTCCCTGTGTACCATAAATTGATCAAGACTACAAAGAGGCCTTGAACTAGACTGCTACATAATAGTACCTGGTGGGCTTAACTGTGCTGGGTGTTCCACAAGGTTTGTGATCCCAAAGTAGTCGTCTCTTTTAGAGTAGACTCCAGCTGTTCTAAAGAGGAGAGAATTCGTATATCACTATTTGTCATCTTAGGGCTGGGCTTCCCACACTTCCTTCAATGTTTCACAAGCCACAGCATGTGGCGAACAAAGCAATTtggctcccacacacacacaaccaccacAATGCTAACCATTAAACTTACACAAGTTGCTGAGAGGTACTCTAAAGCCAAGAGTTCAGGGGAAGCAGGGAGATGCATGGGTCCTACATAAGTATTAAAGTCCCTCCCATTGCCCCAAATATTCTAAATATTGATCTTACATTTAGACATTAGAGGCAGAACTTTCAAAAATGCTTGACTGACAGTCAATGGGGCTTGTGCTCCAAAGTcatttagctgcttttgaaaatcccacaatggcttttagccaaaaTCGCTCTAACAAACTGCTGTTTCGATTGCACACAGGAATTGTTCTCAGTCATTGGAATAAGAAAGCTCTGGAATGGAATATGGCAGCTCTTTGGCACCACATCACACACTGGAGCAGGGAGCGAACACAAAATACAACAACCTCCCACGGGGAATTCAGGGGAGCAGAATGCAGTTACTCAAGCGGAGGCACTTGCTTCTGTAAAAGATGCAGTAAAggcttagggcctgattttcagaagcgctgAGCACTTCAGCTACCAGCAGCTCCCAAAAAATGTCAATGGAACCAGGGGTTGGTCAGCAATTCTCAAAAGCCAGGCCATTAGTTTCTTCTCTACAATAAAATTATCAAAGTCCGGCAGGTAATAGCTTACAGGTCAAAGCCATTAGGGATGATATACGAATCCCACCACTCTATCTCAGGGATCTCCCCTTCTTTCAGCTCCTTTTTCGGGGTGATAAGAGCTAGTTTGGTAGAGGTGTGGATCCCAGTCTTTCTGGCAGCTTGAGAGATCTCTGCCTGTAATTTTTCTAGTTGAGCCTGAGAACAAGAGGAGAGAGATGGTACAAGCAGGTCACTTCCATGGGCACATGCAGAAATAGCGAAGCCTTTAAAAAGCAAAGCACACTGGATATATTCTTTTACAAGCTGATCAGGGCATGTCACAGAGGAAGCACCGAATGGAGCCTGGGACTAACGGGTTGTTTTGTGGAGGTTTGTGGGTGTTACACCTGCCCCATGCAAGCATTACTGCACAACCCTAATACACAATTGTTCTCCTAGATGATACTTTAAAACTGGGCTGGGCAACGTACTGGGAAATGTCTTAGCAATAATACTACCTAGCTcttgcatagcacttttcatcagaagatctcaaagtgcttcactaCTTCTTTGGGGGAAATCTCTTCCATGGTGTAACAGACCTCCGTATCAGAAAGGGTTTTCCCAATATCCAGCCTAAATCAGCTCTTCATTCCAAGAGTCCTCATTATATCTTACAACTGCACTAGTTACTGGTACGTTCACTTATGTTTTTGCGCAGGGTTAAAATGTAGGCAAGTTCTCTCCCTTTAAGTTCTTTCAGCCCCCAAATCATTTGTTTCTATTAAAAGTAGGTCAAAAAGTatatttttccatggaaaatttcagcttttcataAGAGAACTAAGTTCTTTGTGTtttcaacaaaaagtcaaaaatgtATACAGAAAGACACTTTCCACAAAAACTGAAAatcaattttccattgaaaaagttttgatggaaaatgttcaACCATCTGTAGTGGAAATCTTTCTTGTCCTGAAGCCTCCATCGTTCTTGAATGGGACACAAGAGTTCAGTTCCCATGCCACCCCCTGCTTCTAGTGCTGTCCATTAACACCAGCACTCAAAAACTAGACAATACCTTTGTTCGTAACCTCTGTGCAATTTTTTCAAATTTGCCTTTGTCGTGGAACTTAAAGGTGCGTTTCTGACGTTGGGATGAGGCTATGGAGACCCGGGGGTCAAAGTAAGTGTTGGATTCCATGTCTTCAGAAGGTTTCTCTTTGAGCTGCTGTTTAAACTGCTCCCTCTTCACAGCCCTGATGTTTGCTTTTAGGGTCGGCATACGGTGCGTCAACTCAATCTCTTTACCAGTCGCATCAACAGTTCGGCCTTGTTCGTCCAGGATCAATGGGGTAGGCTTTGTCTGGTCCTTTAGCTCTACTTTCCTGATGCaagaaacattttgttaaaatgCAGTCAAGTAGCATTAAACTCAGAGGAAATATAGAGTGTATTGTGACCACCACCAAAATAGGTCTTGAAAAGCGTATGGTCTGCTCTTTGGTGGTTTTTGCTAAGCCTTGTTAGTCAATATCATATAAAGGAAACAGATGTGAAGCCGTTTTAGTGCAACAGTAATCAAAAAGTACGTGCCAGTATTATGATCCAGAGCCTAGAGCAACTTCAACTATTATAAGTCTGACCGAAGCATCAGCACAGAGGTTTCCACATTTTGATCCCTCATAGAGCATCAATAATCTAAACACTTCTCTCTTCTTGATACTTCGGGGAACAGAGGTGAGTTTCATACACCATGAATGATATGGGTATGCTTACACTAGGGGTCCAATTCTCATTTGCATCAAGATCTCCTTACATCTCATTGGCAGCATAAAGGGGTCCTAAAGTGGGTGTAAATGTTATACAATGAAAATGTTATGCTGCCAGAATGGCATAGTGTAACAATGTCAGCCCTGAGGCATTGCCCCCCGTAAGATTTCCCACTGTTGCATCATTGCAGCCATCAATGTAGCTAAACAAATGATAGCAAGGACCAGTATAGTTAAGGTGATGGAGAGTGGTCTTGCACTCTAACCATTGTGCAATCTAGAAAacccttagtgtagacaaggccacaagGATCTGATGTTGTTTAGACTACTCGTAGTTGACCCTGAAATGGACTGAACATTCAAAGGACAACAACAAGTGTTACAGTAGAGGTGAACAACAGCAGACAGACAACATCCGGAAGGGCAACGCCTGTCCAACATCACTCTCTGGTGCTTCTATCACTGACACAGAGCCACCAATTATCCAGTTTATGAATCCGAGCCAATACACATGAATTCTGGTGGAAAGGCAATGATGAAGGCTGACACTATGCACACCTAACATTTCTCTTGTTCCTATAGGAAGTTACCAGGGGTACAGTGTACTTGGCAAGTTGACTGTACTCACGGAGGTGCAATTCCCATTGCATGCAGGTTGGCCAACCCCACCATGTTGGCATTGCCAATGAGCCCAGGTTTCAAGGCCAGCTGAGCCTGGATTCGGGCCTGCAGTTCAGCAGCTTTCCTGGCTTTCTCAATAGCATCATTCATGAATGTGGCTGCCTGTGAGGGCTGGATGGTATTGCCGATGGGGAGAcgctctggctgggatgaagaGGGAGTTTTTGGCTGGGGAGAGACGTACACTGTTAGATACATATCAGAACAATCACGCAAGTCACTGTTTGAGGAGAAAGGCAATGCATCCATTTGAATCCTGTGACAAAGGATCTGCCCTTTTGCTTTCCAGGCTGtacctggggtgcaggaggactgATGAAACTCAGTTGCTTTTTCCGCTCCTCAATCTGACGGGTTGCTGCCTCCATCATCTGTTTGATCTGCAGAAATAAAAGTTGGAAAGTTAGgtttcttccccctcctcacaGGAAGTCAGAAGAGCTAAAGCACTCTTCAGAGGCTCCTCACATAGTGGCAAATGAGTGCAAACCCAGCTACCAACCGGGACAATTCTAACCAACAACCTCCAATCCAGCAGCAGCAACCCCGGGTAGTCAGTGCCCACGGCCATGACCTGTGCCTTCCGATTCAGCTCACCCTACAGAAAAGGAGCCTGGTTTGCCTGTTTCATTTGTGAAGAGGGTCTTACCCTCTCTTTCTGTTTCCTTGGCTGAATTCAAGTGTGACCACGTGCTTTAcatgttccaaaaaaaaaaaaagtgaaaggaCCTGCAAAATGGATTTTCCTGGACTGTTCTTAATCAATTCAGTCTGCTCACTGACACCGCAAACGGTAAGAACTGAATTGCCTTTTCCTGGTGGAAATCACTGTTTCAAGATGATATACAGGAGAATCTCACTAATTCTAGAACACCTCCTCCATTAAACTCAGTGACATTAATCCACTAATTAAAAATCTGCAGTGCTTTGAGATTAAGCCATTACTGGTAAACTACTTCATGTGTCTGAACTGTTTGGTCAGCCTAATTTAGACTAAGAGCTTTAGTCCAAGCATGTTTTCTGAATCTGCAAAACTTCATGTACATTTATGGTAccgtataattaaaaaaaataatgaaatgtgCCAGATCATACAGATGGCATTCAGCTAATGAACAGTTTATACTACATAACTgcacatgaacacatttcagtgcAAGTCAACACTTCTCCAAACAAATGAAGGATACTGCATAACAAACGTATTTTCTCCATTTATTCTCAGTATAGTTTAGTTGTATTCATTAACATTTCATAGTATTTTATCAGACGTAGATTCTGTATGAGTAGCAAGTTTTAGCAACACAAGGCATCAACATGGCACTCTCTCTGTCACTCCGTTTTCGAGAAATGGCAAAGAGGACTATTAGGCTTGTGAATTTGGGAACTTCTATTGAAATTGGCCAATAGTAGCAGCAAGCTCCGAAAAGGACACAGTGGAAAGCACTTGCCATTAGTTTTCAAAAGAAGGATGTTAGGCCCTGACATTCAAATTTCTAATCATGATATGAAGTATAAGATACCTGAAACTTTTGTTATTCCCTCACATTGAAACTCAATGTTAAGATGTTAAGATCCAAGATCTGTGTTTCTTGGGAGGTGGCGGAGGAGAGCAGCCTGATAAGACAAACCTGTAGCTTGGTCAGCATTCCAGGACTCTCTGAAGGCGGGCCTGGGATAACCTCCGGCTCCTCCTCTACCTCCTCAAAACGTGGAATACGCCGCTTCTTAACGCCGGAAGACTCCTTGGAGATCTCAGAGTCATCCCCAAACACATCCTAACAGAACGGGAACAAGACGAGATAGCTTACGATCAATGATATAACAAAGCTACTCACGGCTACTGATGAAGACAAGCAACCACCACTTGAGTCCAGCAATTTagaatttgaaaaacattttggtCAAGCGGTCACAGCAAAGGGCTTGAATCCAAAACTCCGATGTTGGATTCTCAGCCCTGCCGTTTACCCACTGTGGGATCAGGCACAAATTCAATCTGTCTCTCGTTTTCTCACCTGTACAATGGTAAGTGAGATCCATCTAAATGAATGGTGGTGATGTCGAGGTTAACTGTTGTTTGCAAAGCACCCAGATCCTTGTGTGAAAGGCACTACCATCCTTCTGCATGGGTTAAAGAGTTCCTAGGTCCATCGTTCTTCCCAGTAAGCCTGTGTGTTCTCTCACACACCTATCCACAGACAGATCTGATCTACAAACtgaactgatttaa
Above is a window of Chrysemys picta bellii isolate R12L10 chromosome 20, ASM1138683v2, whole genome shotgun sequence DNA encoding:
- the PRPF3 gene encoding U4/U6 small nuclear ribonucleoprotein Prp3 isoform X3 produces the protein MSLSKRELDELKPWIEKTVKRVLGFSEPTVVTAALNCVGKGMDKKKAADHLKPFLDDSTLRFVDKLFEAVEEGRSSRHSKSNSDRNRKRELKDVFGDDSEISKESSGVKKRRIPRFEEVEEEPEVIPGPPSESPGMLTKLQIKQMMEAATRQIEERKKQLSFISPPAPQPKTPSSSQPERLPIGNTIQPSQAATFMNDAIEKARKAAELQARIQAQLALKPGLIGNANMVGLANLHAMGIAPPKVELKDQTKPTPLILDEQGRTVDATGKEIELTHRMPTLKANIRAVKREQFKQQLKEKPSEDMESNTYFDPRVSIASSQRQKRTFKFHDKGKFEKIAQRLRTKAQLEKLQAEISQAARKTGIHTSTKLALITPKKELKEGEIPEIEWWDSYIIPNGFDLTAGVYSKRDDYFGITNLVEHPAQLSPPVMIVNSIWSCPCGTGKCKVTVHWFAFLVDSDTPVTLGVYLTKKEQKKLRRQTRREAQKELQEKVRLGLMPPPEPKVRISNLMRVLGTEAVQDPTKVEAHVRAQMAKRQKAHEEANAARKLTAEQRKAKKVKKLKEDISQGVHISVYRM
- the PRPF3 gene encoding U4/U6 small nuclear ribonucleoprotein Prp3 isoform X2, translating into MSLSKRELDELKPWIEKTVKRVLGFSEPTVVTAALNCVGKGMDKKKAADHLKPFLDDSTLRFVDKLFEAVEEGRSSRHSKSNSDRNRKRELKDVFGDDSEISKESSGVKKRRIPRFEEVEEEPEVIPGPPSESPGMLTKLQIKQMMEAATRQIEERKKQLSFISPPAPQPKTPSSSQPERLPIGNTIQPSQAATFMNDAIEKARKAAELQARIQAQLALKPGLIGNANMVGLANLHAMGIAPPKVELKDQTKPTPLILDEQGRTVDATGKEIELTHRMPTLKANIRAVKREQFKQQLKEKPSEDMESNTYFDPRVSIASSQRQKRTFKFHDKGKFEKIAQRLRTKAQLEKLQAEISQAARKTGIHTSTKLALITPKKELKEGEIPEIEWWDSYIIPNGFDLTAGVYSKRDDYFGITNLVEHPAQLSPPVDSDTPVTLGVYLTKKEQKKLRRQTRREAQKELQEKVRLGLMPPPEPKVRISNLMRVLGTEAVQDPTKVEAHVRAQMAKRQKAHEEANAARKLTAEQRKAKKVKKLKEDISQGVHISVYRVRNLGNPAKKFKIEANAGQLYLTGVVVLHKDVNVVVVEGGPKAQKKFKRLMLHRIKWDEQTSNTKGDDDDESDEESVKKTNKCSLVWEGTAKDRSFGEMKFKQCPTENMAREHFKKHGAEHYWDLALSESVLESTD
- the PRPF3 gene encoding U4/U6 small nuclear ribonucleoprotein Prp3 isoform X1, with translation MSLSKRELDELKPWIEKTVKRVLGFSEPTVVTAALNCVGKGMDKKKAADHLKPFLDDSTLRFVDKLFEAVEEGRSSRHSKSNSDRNRKRELKDVFGDDSEISKESSGVKKRRIPRFEEVEEEPEVIPGPPSESPGMLTKLQIKQMMEAATRQIEERKKQLSFISPPAPQPKTPSSSQPERLPIGNTIQPSQAATFMNDAIEKARKAAELQARIQAQLALKPGLIGNANMVGLANLHAMGIAPPKVELKDQTKPTPLILDEQGRTVDATGKEIELTHRMPTLKANIRAVKREQFKQQLKEKPSEDMESNTYFDPRVSIASSQRQKRTFKFHDKGKFEKIAQRLRTKAQLEKLQAEISQAARKTGIHTSTKLALITPKKELKEGEIPEIEWWDSYIIPNGFDLTAGVYSKRDDYFGITNLVEHPAQLSPPVMIVNSIWSCPCGTGKCKVTVHWFAFLVDSDTPVTLGVYLTKKEQKKLRRQTRREAQKELQEKVRLGLMPPPEPKVRISNLMRVLGTEAVQDPTKVEAHVRAQMAKRQKAHEEANAARKLTAEQRKAKKVKKLKEDISQGVHISVYRVRNLGNPAKKFKIEANAGQLYLTGVVVLHKDVNVVVVEGGPKAQKKFKRLMLHRIKWDEQTSNTKGDDDDESDEESVKKTNKCSLVWEGTAKDRSFGEMKFKQCPTENMAREHFKKHGAEHYWDLALSESVLESTD